A window of Primulina tabacum isolate GXHZ01 chromosome 4, ASM2559414v2, whole genome shotgun sequence contains these coding sequences:
- the LOC142543457 gene encoding protein RICE SALT SENSITIVE 3-like codes for MEEQLNSLAITHLLQHTLRSLCIHENSQWVYAVFWRILPRNYPPPKWDGQGGLYDRSRGNRRNWILVWEDGFCNFAASTAEMNPGECSGSSVYGNCEYQHYQGLQPELFFKMSHEIYNYGEGLIGKVAADHSHKWIYKEPNDQEINFLSAWHNSADSHPRTWEAQFQCGIKTIALIAVREGVIQLGAVHKVIEDLSYIVLLRKKFSYIESIPGVLLPHPSSSAYPFKIDAYGAPQDIQAWHFQNSLIQPNEFHDHLAHQPMKITPSMSSLEALLSKLPSVEPVSSSPCVEAHAHYLSTSRPMEFMGVEKVENEEFEEEHKHENDAGETSCSMHPYNQHHHQHHHHFAYHHMT; via the exons ATGGAAGAACAGCTCAACTCTTTGGCTATCACTCATCTTCTTCAACACACACTCAGAAGCTTGTGTATCCATGAAAATTCTCAATGGGTTTACGCTGTTTTTTGGAGGATTTTGCCGAGAAATTACCCACCTCCCAA GTGGGATGGCCAAGGAGGACTATATGACAGGTCAAGAGGAAACAGAAGGAACTG gatATTGGTATGGGAAGATGGATTCTGCAATTTCGCCGCTTCAACGGCGGAGATGAATCCCGGAGAATGTTCCGGCTCATCGGTGTATGGGAACTGTGAGTATCAACATTATCAAGGGCTGCAGCCTGAGCTCTTCTTCAAAATGTCGCATGAAATCTACAATTATGGTGAAGG aTTGATTGGAAAAGTAGCTGCTGATCACAGCCACAAGTGGATCTACAAAGAACCAAATGATCAAGAAATCAACTTTTTATCTGCATGGCATAACTCTGCTGATTCA CACCCCAGAACTTGGGAAGCTCAGTTTCAGTGTGGTATAAAG ACTATTGCCTTGATAGCTGTTAGAGAAGGTGTCATCCAACTGGGAGCTGTTCACAAG GTAATCGAGGACTTGAGCTATATTGTGCTGTTGAGAAAGAAATTCAGCTACATTGAAAGCATCCCGGGAGTTCTATTGCCACATCCATCTTCATCAGCATACCCTTTCAAGATTGATGCATATGGTGCACCACAAGATATTCAAGCCTGGCATTTCCAGAACAGTTTGATCCAACCAAATGAGTTCCATGACCATCTTGCTCATCAACCGATGAAAATAACACCTTCGATGAGCAGTCTCGAAGCCCTACTATCCAAACTGCCTTCCGTCGAGCCGGTGTCGTCGTCTCCGTGTGTCGAAGCTCATGCTCACTATTTGTCAACGAGTAGGCCTATGGAATTTATGGGAGTTGAGAAGGTGGAGAACGAAGAGTTTGAGGAGGAACATAAACATGAGAACGATGCCGGGGAGACGAGTTGCTCGATGCACCCGTATAATCAACACCACCACCAGCACCACCACCATTTTGCTTATCATCATATGACTTAA